Proteins from a single region of Callithrix jacchus isolate 240 chromosome 12, calJac240_pri, whole genome shotgun sequence:
- the FBRS gene encoding putative fibrosin-1 isoform X1, translated as METAAAAAPGPGWATEGERRRRRCSRRDRDREQRRRRGPGGDAPRALLAAPRGSSSSSSPPPPARPWSSASSGERPGGPRRRRPRPRPRPPRPRARKRPAGSGSRGEEEEEEEEGGADDGEAEEEPEEEEEEEEDLIDGFAIASFASLEALQKDASLQPPERLEHRLKHSGKRKRGGSSGATGEPGDSSDREPGRPPGDRARKWPNKRRRKEASSRHSLEAGYICDAESDLDERVSDDDLDPSFTVSTSKASGPHGAFNGNCEAKLSVVPKVSGLERSQEQPPGPDPLLVPFPPKEPPPPPVPRPPVSPPAPLPATPSLPPPSQPQLQLRVSPFGLRTSPYGSSLDLSTGSSSRPPPKAPAPPVAQPPPSSSSSSSSSSSASSSSAQLTHRPPTPSLPLPLSTHSFPPPGLRPPPPPHHPSLFSPGPTLPPPPPLLQVPGHPGASAANALSEQDLIGQDLNSRYLNAQGGPEVVGAGGSARPLAFQFHQHNHQHQHTHQHTHQHFTPYPPGLLPPHGPHMFEKYPGKMEGLFRHNPYAAFPPAVPGLPPGLPPAVSFGSLQGAFQPKSTNPELPPRLGPVPSGLPQKGTQIPDHFRPPLRKPGKWCAMHVRVAYMILRHQEKMKGDSHKLDFRNDLLPCLPGSYGALPPGQELSHPASLFTATGAVHAAANPFTAAPGAHGPFLSPSTHIDPFGRPTSFASLAALSNGAFGGLGSPTFILAPVTLCFTLCPDSGAVFAQKESPGAPPAFASPPDPWGRLHRSPLAFPAWVRPPEAARTPGSDKERPVERREPSLTKEEKDRDLPFSRPQLRVSPATPKARAGEEGPRPVKESVRVKEERKEEAAAAAAAAAAAAAAAAAAAAAATGPQGLHLLFERPRPPPFLGPSPSERCTGFLEPTWLAAPPRLARPPRFYEAGEELTGPGAVAAARLYGLEPAHPLLYSRLAPPPPPAAAPGTPHLLSKTPPGALLGAPPPLVPAPRPSSPPRGPGPARADR; from the exons ATGGAGACGGCAGCGGCCGCGGCCCCGGGCCCGGGCTGGGCAACTGAGggggagcggcggcggcggcgttgCTCGCGCCGAGACCGAGACCGGGAGCAGCGGCGCCGCCGAGGTCCAGGCGGCGACGCGCCCCGGGCCCTGTTGGCCGCCCCGCGCGGCTCCTCGTCCTCGtcgtcgccgccgccgcccgccagGCCTTGGTCGTCAGCTTCGTCTGGAGAGCGGCCCGGGGGCCCGAGACGCCGGCGACCACGTCCCAGACCTCGACCCCCGCGACCTCGAGCTCGGAAGCGGCCTGCGGGCTCGGGCAGCCgcggggaggaagaggaggaggaggaggaggggggcgCAGACGACGGGGAAGCCGAGGAGGagcctgaggaggaggaagaggaggaggaggacttgATCGATGGCTTCGCTATCGCCAGCTTCGCCAGCCTCGAGGCCTTgcag aAGGATGCATCTCTTCAGCCCCCAGAGCGACTGGAACATCGGCTGAAGCATTCTGGGAAGCGGAAGAGAGGAGGCTCCAGTGGGGCCACCGGAGAGCCAGGGGACAGTTCTGATCGGGAGCCGGGCCGACCCCCTGGGGATCGGGCCCGAAAATGGCCAAATAAGCGGAGAAGAAAAGAG GCGTCCTCCCGTCACTCTCTGGAAGCTGGATACATA TGTGACGCGGAAAGTGATCTGGACGAGAGG GTCTCCGATGATGACCTCGACCCATCCTTTACTGTCTCAACCAGCAAAG CCTCGGGCCCCCACGGCGCCTTCAATGGGAACTGTGAAGCAAAACTCTCCGTGGTCCCTAAAGTGTCAGGCCTGGAGCGGAGCCAAGAACAGCCCCCGGGGCCTGACCCGCTGCTAGTGCCTTTCCCCCCAAAGGAACCACCGCCTCCACCAGTCCCTCGGCCTCCTGTCTCACCCCCTGCACCCCTGCCGGCCACCCCCAGTCTGCCAcccccatcccagccccagctgcagcTTCGGGTCTCGCCCTTCGGCCTCCGCACTTCTCCCTATGGCAGCAGCCTGGACCTCAGCACTGGCAG CTCTTCACGGCCGCCCCCCAAGGCCCCGGCCCCTCCCGTGGCTCAGCCTCCCCCCTCATCATCCtcttcgtcctcctcctcctcatctgccTCCTCCTCGTCCGCGCAGCTCACCCACCGGCCCCCGACGCCCTCACTGCCCCTGCCTTTGTCCACCCACAGCTTTCCCCCTCCCGGGCTGCggccccccccaccaccccaccacccctccTTGTTCTCCCCtggccccaccctgcccccacccccacccctgctgcaGGTGCCAGGGCACCCTGGGGCCTCAGCCGCTAACGCCCTTTCTG aGCAGGACCTGATCGGCCAGGACCTGAACTCTCGCTACCTGAATGCCCAGGGTGGCCCTgaggtggtgggggcagggggctcGGCCCGGCCCCTGGCCTTCCAGTTCCACCAGCACAACCACCAGCACCAGCACACCCACCAGCACACCCACCAGCACTTCACCCCTTATCCCCCGGGCCTGCTGCCACCCCATGGCCCCCACATG TTTGAGAAATATCCAGGAAAGATGGAAGGCCTTTTCCGACATaat CCGTATGCGGCCTTCCCTCCCGCAGTGCCCGGGCTGCCTCCAGGCCTCCCACCGGCCGTCTCCTTTGGCTCCCTGCAGGGGGCCTTCCAGCCCAAG AGCACGAACCCTGAGCTGCCACCACGACTGGGGCCGGTGCCGAGCGGGCTCCCCCAGAAGGGGACACAG ATCCCCGACCATTTCCGGCCACCTTTGAGG AAACCAGGGAAGTGGTGTGCCATGCACGTGCGTGTGGCTTACATGATCCTGAGACACCAGGAGAAAATGAAG GGTGACTCCCACAAGCTTGACTTTCGGAACGACCTCCTGCCCTGCCTTCCGGGGTCCTATGGGGCCCTGCCCCCTGGGCAGGAGCTCTCCCACCCGGCCTCCCTCTTCACTGCGACTG GTGCCGTCCACGCTGCAGCCAACCCTTTCACGGCAGCTCCCGGGGCCCACGGACCCTTCCTGAGCCCCAGCACCCACATTG ATCCCTTTGGGCGTCCCACAAGCTTCGCCTCCTTGGCTGCCCTTTCCAACGGGGCCTTTGGAGGCCTGGGCAGCCCCACATTCA TCCTGGCCCCTGTCACTCTCTGCTTCACCCTCTGCCCAGACTCCGGCGCCGTCTTTGCCCAGAAAGAAAGCCCAGGGGCCCCACCAGCCTTCGCCTCCCCTCCGGACCCATGGGGCCGCCTGCACCGCAGTCCTCTGGCCTTTCCTGCCTGGGTCCGGCCCCCTGAGGCCGCCCGGACTCCAGGCTCAGACAAGGAGCGGCCTGTGGAGCGGAGGGAGCCCTCCCTCACCAAGGAGGAGAAGGACAG GGACCTCCCCTTCTCACGGCCCCAGCTCCGAGTTTCTCCTGCTACTCCCAAGGCCCGGGCTGGCGAGGAAGGACCTCGGCCAGTCAAGGAATCCGTGCGGGTAAAGGAAGAGCGGAAGGAGGaggctgctgctgccgccgctgccgctgccgctgccgccgccgccgctgccgccgccgctgccgcagcCACTGGGCCCCAGGGCCTTCACCTGCTGTTTGAGAGGCCCCGGCCACCCCCGTTTCTGGGCCCTAGCCCATCAGAGCGCTGTACTGGCTTCCTGGAGCCAACCTGGTTGGCTGCACCCCCACGCCTGGCAAGGCCACCTCGGTTCTATGAGGCGGGCGAGGAGCTGACTGGACCCGGGGCTGTGGCTGCTGCCCGCCTCTATGGTCTGGAACCTGCTCACCCCTTGCTCTATAGCCGCTTggctcctccaccaccacctgcTGCAGCCCCAGGAACCCCTCACCTTCTCAGCAAAACCCCACCGGGAGCCCTTTTGGGGGCACCACCTCCGCTTGTGCCCGCCCCCCGGCCCAGTTCCCCACCTAGGGGCCCTGGCCCAGCTCGGGCTGacaggtga
- the FBRS gene encoding putative fibrosin-1 isoform X2, with amino-acid sequence METAAAAAPGPGWATEGERRRRRCSRRDRDREQRRRRGPGGDAPRALLAAPRGSSSSSSPPPPARPWSSASSGERPGGPRRRRPRPRPRPPRPRARKRPAGSGSRGEEEEEEEEGGADDGEAEEEPEEEEEEEEDLIDGFAIASFASLEALQKDASLQPPERLEHRLKHSGKRKRGGSSGATGEPGDSSDREPGRPPGDRARKWPNKRRRKECDAESDLDERVSDDDLDPSFTVSTSKASGPHGAFNGNCEAKLSVVPKVSGLERSQEQPPGPDPLLVPFPPKEPPPPPVPRPPVSPPAPLPATPSLPPPSQPQLQLRVSPFGLRTSPYGSSLDLSTGSSSRPPPKAPAPPVAQPPPSSSSSSSSSSSASSSSAQLTHRPPTPSLPLPLSTHSFPPPGLRPPPPPHHPSLFSPGPTLPPPPPLLQVPGHPGASAANALSEQDLIGQDLNSRYLNAQGGPEVVGAGGSARPLAFQFHQHNHQHQHTHQHTHQHFTPYPPGLLPPHGPHMFEKYPGKMEGLFRHNPYAAFPPAVPGLPPGLPPAVSFGSLQGAFQPKSTNPELPPRLGPVPSGLPQKGTQIPDHFRPPLRKPGKWCAMHVRVAYMILRHQEKMKGDSHKLDFRNDLLPCLPGSYGALPPGQELSHPASLFTATGAVHAAANPFTAAPGAHGPFLSPSTHIDPFGRPTSFASLAALSNGAFGGLGSPTFILAPVTLCFTLCPDSGAVFAQKESPGAPPAFASPPDPWGRLHRSPLAFPAWVRPPEAARTPGSDKERPVERREPSLTKEEKDRDLPFSRPQLRVSPATPKARAGEEGPRPVKESVRVKEERKEEAAAAAAAAAAAAAAAAAAAAAATGPQGLHLLFERPRPPPFLGPSPSERCTGFLEPTWLAAPPRLARPPRFYEAGEELTGPGAVAAARLYGLEPAHPLLYSRLAPPPPPAAAPGTPHLLSKTPPGALLGAPPPLVPAPRPSSPPRGPGPARADR; translated from the exons ATGGAGACGGCAGCGGCCGCGGCCCCGGGCCCGGGCTGGGCAACTGAGggggagcggcggcggcggcgttgCTCGCGCCGAGACCGAGACCGGGAGCAGCGGCGCCGCCGAGGTCCAGGCGGCGACGCGCCCCGGGCCCTGTTGGCCGCCCCGCGCGGCTCCTCGTCCTCGtcgtcgccgccgccgcccgccagGCCTTGGTCGTCAGCTTCGTCTGGAGAGCGGCCCGGGGGCCCGAGACGCCGGCGACCACGTCCCAGACCTCGACCCCCGCGACCTCGAGCTCGGAAGCGGCCTGCGGGCTCGGGCAGCCgcggggaggaagaggaggaggaggaggaggggggcgCAGACGACGGGGAAGCCGAGGAGGagcctgaggaggaggaagaggaggaggaggacttgATCGATGGCTTCGCTATCGCCAGCTTCGCCAGCCTCGAGGCCTTgcag aAGGATGCATCTCTTCAGCCCCCAGAGCGACTGGAACATCGGCTGAAGCATTCTGGGAAGCGGAAGAGAGGAGGCTCCAGTGGGGCCACCGGAGAGCCAGGGGACAGTTCTGATCGGGAGCCGGGCCGACCCCCTGGGGATCGGGCCCGAAAATGGCCAAATAAGCGGAGAAGAAAAGAG TGTGACGCGGAAAGTGATCTGGACGAGAGG GTCTCCGATGATGACCTCGACCCATCCTTTACTGTCTCAACCAGCAAAG CCTCGGGCCCCCACGGCGCCTTCAATGGGAACTGTGAAGCAAAACTCTCCGTGGTCCCTAAAGTGTCAGGCCTGGAGCGGAGCCAAGAACAGCCCCCGGGGCCTGACCCGCTGCTAGTGCCTTTCCCCCCAAAGGAACCACCGCCTCCACCAGTCCCTCGGCCTCCTGTCTCACCCCCTGCACCCCTGCCGGCCACCCCCAGTCTGCCAcccccatcccagccccagctgcagcTTCGGGTCTCGCCCTTCGGCCTCCGCACTTCTCCCTATGGCAGCAGCCTGGACCTCAGCACTGGCAG CTCTTCACGGCCGCCCCCCAAGGCCCCGGCCCCTCCCGTGGCTCAGCCTCCCCCCTCATCATCCtcttcgtcctcctcctcctcatctgccTCCTCCTCGTCCGCGCAGCTCACCCACCGGCCCCCGACGCCCTCACTGCCCCTGCCTTTGTCCACCCACAGCTTTCCCCCTCCCGGGCTGCggccccccccaccaccccaccacccctccTTGTTCTCCCCtggccccaccctgcccccacccccacccctgctgcaGGTGCCAGGGCACCCTGGGGCCTCAGCCGCTAACGCCCTTTCTG aGCAGGACCTGATCGGCCAGGACCTGAACTCTCGCTACCTGAATGCCCAGGGTGGCCCTgaggtggtgggggcagggggctcGGCCCGGCCCCTGGCCTTCCAGTTCCACCAGCACAACCACCAGCACCAGCACACCCACCAGCACACCCACCAGCACTTCACCCCTTATCCCCCGGGCCTGCTGCCACCCCATGGCCCCCACATG TTTGAGAAATATCCAGGAAAGATGGAAGGCCTTTTCCGACATaat CCGTATGCGGCCTTCCCTCCCGCAGTGCCCGGGCTGCCTCCAGGCCTCCCACCGGCCGTCTCCTTTGGCTCCCTGCAGGGGGCCTTCCAGCCCAAG AGCACGAACCCTGAGCTGCCACCACGACTGGGGCCGGTGCCGAGCGGGCTCCCCCAGAAGGGGACACAG ATCCCCGACCATTTCCGGCCACCTTTGAGG AAACCAGGGAAGTGGTGTGCCATGCACGTGCGTGTGGCTTACATGATCCTGAGACACCAGGAGAAAATGAAG GGTGACTCCCACAAGCTTGACTTTCGGAACGACCTCCTGCCCTGCCTTCCGGGGTCCTATGGGGCCCTGCCCCCTGGGCAGGAGCTCTCCCACCCGGCCTCCCTCTTCACTGCGACTG GTGCCGTCCACGCTGCAGCCAACCCTTTCACGGCAGCTCCCGGGGCCCACGGACCCTTCCTGAGCCCCAGCACCCACATTG ATCCCTTTGGGCGTCCCACAAGCTTCGCCTCCTTGGCTGCCCTTTCCAACGGGGCCTTTGGAGGCCTGGGCAGCCCCACATTCA TCCTGGCCCCTGTCACTCTCTGCTTCACCCTCTGCCCAGACTCCGGCGCCGTCTTTGCCCAGAAAGAAAGCCCAGGGGCCCCACCAGCCTTCGCCTCCCCTCCGGACCCATGGGGCCGCCTGCACCGCAGTCCTCTGGCCTTTCCTGCCTGGGTCCGGCCCCCTGAGGCCGCCCGGACTCCAGGCTCAGACAAGGAGCGGCCTGTGGAGCGGAGGGAGCCCTCCCTCACCAAGGAGGAGAAGGACAG GGACCTCCCCTTCTCACGGCCCCAGCTCCGAGTTTCTCCTGCTACTCCCAAGGCCCGGGCTGGCGAGGAAGGACCTCGGCCAGTCAAGGAATCCGTGCGGGTAAAGGAAGAGCGGAAGGAGGaggctgctgctgccgccgctgccgctgccgctgccgccgccgccgctgccgccgccgctgccgcagcCACTGGGCCCCAGGGCCTTCACCTGCTGTTTGAGAGGCCCCGGCCACCCCCGTTTCTGGGCCCTAGCCCATCAGAGCGCTGTACTGGCTTCCTGGAGCCAACCTGGTTGGCTGCACCCCCACGCCTGGCAAGGCCACCTCGGTTCTATGAGGCGGGCGAGGAGCTGACTGGACCCGGGGCTGTGGCTGCTGCCCGCCTCTATGGTCTGGAACCTGCTCACCCCTTGCTCTATAGCCGCTTggctcctccaccaccacctgcTGCAGCCCCAGGAACCCCTCACCTTCTCAGCAAAACCCCACCGGGAGCCCTTTTGGGGGCACCACCTCCGCTTGTGCCCGCCCCCCGGCCCAGTTCCCCACCTAGGGGCCCTGGCCCAGCTCGGGCTGacaggtga
- the FBRS gene encoding putative fibrosin-1 isoform X3 — translation METAAAAAPGPGWATEGERRRRRCSRRDRDREQRRRRGPGGDAPRALLAAPRGSSSSSSPPPPARPWSSASSGERPGGPRRRRPRPRPRPPRPRARKRPAGSGSRGEEEEEEEEGGADDGEAEEEPEEEEEEEEDLIDGFAIASFASLEALQKDASLQPPERLEHRLKHSGKRKRGGSSGATGEPGDSSDREPGRPPGDRARKWPNKRRRKEASSRHSLEAGYICDAESDLDERVSDDDLDPSFTVSTSKASGPHGAFNGNCEAKLSVVPKVSGLERSQEQPPGPDPLLVPFPPKEPPPPPVPRPPVSPPAPLPATPSLPPPSQPQLQLRVSPFGLRTSPYGSSLDLSTGSSSRPPPKAPAPPVAQPPPSSSSSSSSSSSASSSSAQLTHRPPTPSLPLPLSTHSFPPPGLRPPPPPHHPSLFSPGPTLPPPPPLLQVPGHPGASAANALSEQDLIGQDLNSRYLNAQGGPEVVGAGGSARPLAFQFHQHNHQHQHTHQHTHQHFTPYPPGLLPPHGPHMFEKYPGKMEGLFRHNPYAAFPPAVPGLPPGLPPAVSFGSLQGAFQPKSTNPELPPRLGPVPSGLPQKGTQIPDHFRPPLRKPGKWCAMHVRVAYMILRHQEKMKGDSHKLDFRNDLLPCLPGSYGALPPGQELSHPASLFTATGAVHAAANPFTAAPGAHGPFLSPSTHIDPFGRPTSFASLAALSNGAFGGLGSPTFNSGAVFAQKESPGAPPAFASPPDPWGRLHRSPLAFPAWVRPPEAARTPGSDKERPVERREPSLTKEEKDRDLPFSRPQLRVSPATPKARAGEEGPRPVKESVRVKEERKEEAAAAAAAAAAAAAAAAAAAAAATGPQGLHLLFERPRPPPFLGPSPSERCTGFLEPTWLAAPPRLARPPRFYEAGEELTGPGAVAAARLYGLEPAHPLLYSRLAPPPPPAAAPGTPHLLSKTPPGALLGAPPPLVPAPRPSSPPRGPGPARADR, via the exons ATGGAGACGGCAGCGGCCGCGGCCCCGGGCCCGGGCTGGGCAACTGAGggggagcggcggcggcggcgttgCTCGCGCCGAGACCGAGACCGGGAGCAGCGGCGCCGCCGAGGTCCAGGCGGCGACGCGCCCCGGGCCCTGTTGGCCGCCCCGCGCGGCTCCTCGTCCTCGtcgtcgccgccgccgcccgccagGCCTTGGTCGTCAGCTTCGTCTGGAGAGCGGCCCGGGGGCCCGAGACGCCGGCGACCACGTCCCAGACCTCGACCCCCGCGACCTCGAGCTCGGAAGCGGCCTGCGGGCTCGGGCAGCCgcggggaggaagaggaggaggaggaggaggggggcgCAGACGACGGGGAAGCCGAGGAGGagcctgaggaggaggaagaggaggaggaggacttgATCGATGGCTTCGCTATCGCCAGCTTCGCCAGCCTCGAGGCCTTgcag aAGGATGCATCTCTTCAGCCCCCAGAGCGACTGGAACATCGGCTGAAGCATTCTGGGAAGCGGAAGAGAGGAGGCTCCAGTGGGGCCACCGGAGAGCCAGGGGACAGTTCTGATCGGGAGCCGGGCCGACCCCCTGGGGATCGGGCCCGAAAATGGCCAAATAAGCGGAGAAGAAAAGAG GCGTCCTCCCGTCACTCTCTGGAAGCTGGATACATA TGTGACGCGGAAAGTGATCTGGACGAGAGG GTCTCCGATGATGACCTCGACCCATCCTTTACTGTCTCAACCAGCAAAG CCTCGGGCCCCCACGGCGCCTTCAATGGGAACTGTGAAGCAAAACTCTCCGTGGTCCCTAAAGTGTCAGGCCTGGAGCGGAGCCAAGAACAGCCCCCGGGGCCTGACCCGCTGCTAGTGCCTTTCCCCCCAAAGGAACCACCGCCTCCACCAGTCCCTCGGCCTCCTGTCTCACCCCCTGCACCCCTGCCGGCCACCCCCAGTCTGCCAcccccatcccagccccagctgcagcTTCGGGTCTCGCCCTTCGGCCTCCGCACTTCTCCCTATGGCAGCAGCCTGGACCTCAGCACTGGCAG CTCTTCACGGCCGCCCCCCAAGGCCCCGGCCCCTCCCGTGGCTCAGCCTCCCCCCTCATCATCCtcttcgtcctcctcctcctcatctgccTCCTCCTCGTCCGCGCAGCTCACCCACCGGCCCCCGACGCCCTCACTGCCCCTGCCTTTGTCCACCCACAGCTTTCCCCCTCCCGGGCTGCggccccccccaccaccccaccacccctccTTGTTCTCCCCtggccccaccctgcccccacccccacccctgctgcaGGTGCCAGGGCACCCTGGGGCCTCAGCCGCTAACGCCCTTTCTG aGCAGGACCTGATCGGCCAGGACCTGAACTCTCGCTACCTGAATGCCCAGGGTGGCCCTgaggtggtgggggcagggggctcGGCCCGGCCCCTGGCCTTCCAGTTCCACCAGCACAACCACCAGCACCAGCACACCCACCAGCACACCCACCAGCACTTCACCCCTTATCCCCCGGGCCTGCTGCCACCCCATGGCCCCCACATG TTTGAGAAATATCCAGGAAAGATGGAAGGCCTTTTCCGACATaat CCGTATGCGGCCTTCCCTCCCGCAGTGCCCGGGCTGCCTCCAGGCCTCCCACCGGCCGTCTCCTTTGGCTCCCTGCAGGGGGCCTTCCAGCCCAAG AGCACGAACCCTGAGCTGCCACCACGACTGGGGCCGGTGCCGAGCGGGCTCCCCCAGAAGGGGACACAG ATCCCCGACCATTTCCGGCCACCTTTGAGG AAACCAGGGAAGTGGTGTGCCATGCACGTGCGTGTGGCTTACATGATCCTGAGACACCAGGAGAAAATGAAG GGTGACTCCCACAAGCTTGACTTTCGGAACGACCTCCTGCCCTGCCTTCCGGGGTCCTATGGGGCCCTGCCCCCTGGGCAGGAGCTCTCCCACCCGGCCTCCCTCTTCACTGCGACTG GTGCCGTCCACGCTGCAGCCAACCCTTTCACGGCAGCTCCCGGGGCCCACGGACCCTTCCTGAGCCCCAGCACCCACATTG ATCCCTTTGGGCGTCCCACAAGCTTCGCCTCCTTGGCTGCCCTTTCCAACGGGGCCTTTGGAGGCCTGGGCAGCCCCACATTCA ACTCCGGCGCCGTCTTTGCCCAGAAAGAAAGCCCAGGGGCCCCACCAGCCTTCGCCTCCCCTCCGGACCCATGGGGCCGCCTGCACCGCAGTCCTCTGGCCTTTCCTGCCTGGGTCCGGCCCCCTGAGGCCGCCCGGACTCCAGGCTCAGACAAGGAGCGGCCTGTGGAGCGGAGGGAGCCCTCCCTCACCAAGGAGGAGAAGGACAG GGACCTCCCCTTCTCACGGCCCCAGCTCCGAGTTTCTCCTGCTACTCCCAAGGCCCGGGCTGGCGAGGAAGGACCTCGGCCAGTCAAGGAATCCGTGCGGGTAAAGGAAGAGCGGAAGGAGGaggctgctgctgccgccgctgccgctgccgctgccgccgccgccgctgccgccgccgctgccgcagcCACTGGGCCCCAGGGCCTTCACCTGCTGTTTGAGAGGCCCCGGCCACCCCCGTTTCTGGGCCCTAGCCCATCAGAGCGCTGTACTGGCTTCCTGGAGCCAACCTGGTTGGCTGCACCCCCACGCCTGGCAAGGCCACCTCGGTTCTATGAGGCGGGCGAGGAGCTGACTGGACCCGGGGCTGTGGCTGCTGCCCGCCTCTATGGTCTGGAACCTGCTCACCCCTTGCTCTATAGCCGCTTggctcctccaccaccacctgcTGCAGCCCCAGGAACCCCTCACCTTCTCAGCAAAACCCCACCGGGAGCCCTTTTGGGGGCACCACCTCCGCTTGTGCCCGCCCCCCGGCCCAGTTCCCCACCTAGGGGCCCTGGCCCAGCTCGGGCTGacaggtga